From the genome of Hippocampus zosterae strain Florida chromosome 8, ASM2543408v3, whole genome shotgun sequence:
TGCCGATCGTTTTCTTTTCCATCTCCCTTGGCTATTTTGCGGCCGTTCTTTTTCATCGTCATCTCTTTAGCTCCTTCATTTATTCGTCTTCCTTTGGTCCCCCGACAGATCCAGTTCGTCCTGGTATCCCTCCATGTGACTCAGTATTACTTCATGGACAGCTGCGACTACCAGTTCCCCATGATCATCCACATGGTGTGGGTATACGGCACCTTCTTCTTCGTGCTCTTCTCCAACTTCTGGGTGCAAGCCTACGTCAAGGGCAAGCGGCTGCCCAAGCAGGAAATCAAGACGTCTCAGAacggcgccgccgcctcctcctccgccccaACCGTGTACGCCAACGGCAAGCACCACGAGAACGGCCTCAAACACGGCACGTCCAACGGCACCAGCAACGGCTCGACCCACCACGAAAATGGCAGCGCTCCCATGGGCAAGATGAAGAAGGCCTAAGGGGAGTgccggagggggtgggggcaaagAAAGTCCCAAAAAATATGACCTCGCGAAGCCGTCACACCGATCTCGGATTCCAAAGATGATTTTGGCTGCGTTTCTTGTCCTatttttagttttctctgtgaaACGTGGGAGGGAGCGAAGTAGCGCAGTCCATGATTTCCACAAAGGGGGATTCCACATTTGGTTGGTTTGGTTGTCTCTCTGAGTTTTGGGGGGAAAAGCACAATGTATGAAGAGAAGATATTCACCGACATGCAAATTTAGTATCACACTGGTTGCCTTTCACTTTAGAAGATGTGTCCTCGTATCACCCCTTTGTGGACAGATGACTGTTCACAAGACTTGAAAATACTTTTATCTGTAAATAGttttacaacaaaataactgtaTTGGTAAGGCTTTCTACTTTCtaaattgtgtatttaaaaataaaatgccaataAACCATGCTATAAATGATCTAGCgtcggtttcttttttttctttttttgccggtGACGAGATTGTCGTGTAGCCATCATGTCATCatcgcagccgagtgtgtcaTTGTGCTGCGTtgcaacaaagaagaaaagcatGTGCTTGTCTTGTGCCTCTCGCCGGGGCTATGCAAGGAATGTGACGCTCGCTCGTGGGAGTTACACAAGCGACGCATTCTGCTTTGTTGAAGCAGCAGAGAAAGACGACGCCCCCTCGGTTCAGCTGGTTCCTTGACTGGAAGAAAGGGACGCTTGTGTAGTTTGCCATTTAACTAATGAGAAATGGATGCGATGCATCGGTATGAATTACCGTATTGATAGTCTAGGTgacacattttgtcatttgatttaCTGCAAAATTAAATGTCTtcaagtgtgtgtatgtctatATTTATACACATTGTACCTGTGTACATTAATGGGATGGAAGTCAACTTTACCTTTAAATATGCATACGGACAGCACAGTATAAAAAAAGTCACAGGAGTATACTGGAGGGGAATTATCCAGTAGGGCACGGGTGTCaacctcatttttgtcgcgggccacttttgaGTTACGGCTTCCCCCAGAGTgttgttatgactgtgaaaccacacAAATGTTAAatcgcattattacttgtaagggtcacaaaattattgcaaaatataGTCATTTATGacgcatgacaatttgacatttttttagcaagggtcatgcaagttgacacattATTTCTTTTCGGAGGGGGCCTCATAAAATGCAGCTCGATCTGGTCCCTCggccctgagtttgacacctgtgcggAGGGGGTGACAGACCTCCACATTGGGAGCAGTACGGGAGTGGGAGTCTTTCTGAATGGGGGCAGAACAAGAGTGTGAGTCGTTTTCACTGGGATATAATGGGACAAGTGCCCCCCgccctccattttattttaatatggaCTGGGATGGGATTTTTCTATGTATGGGagtgtgtatacatacatatctaCGTGTTCTGCAACCATCTTTCCCATTTCGAGAGACGAGTCGTTTTCATTGCAAAGTTTAATTCCAAGCTGAAATAATTAAATGCAACATTCCATTTCAAGACATCATTCAGGCATTCATTACATGTGCATTCACTACTCAAGTCATTCGTTTTCATTTAAACTAGCAGGGGAAGAATCTAGCCCTCATGTTAAAGTTACTTTGGACTAAAGTTTGATCTTTTTCTTGATTTGACACCAAGGTCAGAAAAACGCCACGAGTGAAACCTCATGAGTGAATTGTCCTGATGACTTTCAGGGTCAAAGATGCGCTTAGTTGTCAGCGTTTGTATGGTACTTTACTATGTGATGAACTCCAGGATGTAAAAGATGAGCTCCATCACGATGGGCTCGTCGCTTCTCTTGCGCCCCCTGCTGTGGATGACGGGAATGAGCGTGCTGTCCAGGGCGTTCAAGTACTGAGGGGGTAGTGGGCGCCCATTGCTGCCTGCCACGAAGCCCACCTGAAATTACGAACAAATAAATATAACagcaaataataacaacaataattcaAAACTGTAAACACACATGAACTTCAAATCTTCATTTTATACGCTCGCTTTATTGAACATTTGATTGACTCCAGCGTTGAATAAAATCATCTTTTAATTCTTTTTCACCATATTGAGATGTCATTCTCAAGGTATGTTATCCTGTTCGTGGAATTGATTAAGACAAATATTGGAAACCAGCTGTCAGTATGACACAATGAACCGCAACAACAATAAACATTGTTCAACAAATGCCTCTCTGACAGTGCCAATCAAAAGTCAACAataatattatttttgtcaagtcagAATGTTTTGTTACTCTTACTGGAATGCAGACATGTTCCTAATGTAGTGTCACACCGACCTGCTGGGGGTCAAAGGTAACACGCAGCCCCAACTTGGCCATGCCGTCCTCCTTGAGGAGTTTGAGGTACGGACACAGCGCCAAGCAAAAGGCCCGGGCGATGCGCTCCGTCAGCCGGTTGTGTTCTGGTATGTTGGCTGCCATTCCTTTTGGGGGCTCGACTCTCTGTAGGTAGAACACCTGCACACAATATCCATTTAAAACCTTCCAGAAGTAAAAATAATATCGACATAAagtggtagctctacttacgaacgtctcttcagatGAAATTTTTAAGTTATGAAACGCCGCatgataatgtaaaaaaaccctcttttttttctttttgcacaactctcaaatattgtgcaataatctaatagtaacatgtatttgttacatattttgatcaatttttatgctttaggaaacatttatgtcagaattttgtgggggcttggaacaaattagggcctatacatggaaaacgcgtccctCCTTACAatattttctcattaaaaaaattattccagaaccaattaatttcataagtagaggtaccactgtaatggTTTCACAGCAAATCAAAGATACTTCTGTCCAGTGGATAATCTTCCCGTTTTCTTTGTATTCGGATTTCTGGAACATCTTTGTACTGCTGATGGACTCCATGGATTTACCATCAATGGGGCTTAAAACCCtgtgaacaacaacaattaaaaaaaaatatctattaaCTGCTGTTAAtcattattttgaaatactttgagaatctttccaaaaaaaatgcttcaaaggAATTGCGGAGACTTCAAACTTCAGCACACGGAGAAGTGTTCAATGATCCTAAAAGCACTTGGtaacaaagcactacttttttcaaatgaaagccattcaactcacttcaacatttcatctccttggcaccaaggtgccacaagatggtgttgAAGCAGCACCACGTTAACCTAAACAAacgctcctcaactcacttcaacttaGTTCAATGGCACCGGGATAGATGCAGAAAGTGCTGCCAAGATTTGGCCTTCAGAATCGTGAGGCAGAAGTGCTAATTTGCAAGCCCATTAATGATTTCTAGCGTGTACTGTAAAACCGTCAACCTGAAAATAATTAACAGGGCCTTTAGCCTGTGCATGAATTCAGATTTGGATAAAAGAGTGATCAACTCCAACCAGCAGGAGGCGCCCCACCCTTTATTGAGGGCGCACTTGGACTCCACCCACTGCACACAAACGAGCTCTTCCTGGCCGTCGGCTCGATCCACGCGGCCGCAGTTGACGGTGTAGTCCTTCATCTCCCGGAGCGACCTACGCAGCTCTGCCATGGTCTCTGGGGTAATCTGCACCATTAATCCATCTGGGGAGACGGTGGGGGggcacacgtgcgcgcgcacacgcacacaaacacagacacgtatACATACTCTTTTGTCAACATTGACAGACAGTGCCAAACAGGCTGTTcgagtaaacacacacacatttacaataTGTTAACAAAGATGAAGACTGCGGGTTAATGAAAAGAATAAATTGGTAAAGTCAGCTCCGCTTTTGTCGTGGACGATGTTACCTTCGACGATGCTGGATTTGGCAAAGTAACCCGCAGTTGCTTTCAGTGCACTGCTGAATATGAAAAAACACGAGCCAGTCACTGGGGAAATGGAGAAAAGGGACAAACAAGCATAggaatttaaacatttttaaaacgaaTAGCACGGTTATGTGTAGCCCAGGGGAGGGAAACTTTTACATCTAGCGATGTCGATGGTTGGGATTATTGAAAATATGGACTGGTTCAGAATCGTCTATGTTGCTGTTCAAAGAATCACAAACACCcccattgaatttattttgtgatttctttgcTCTATTTCCTGTGttggtgcatttaaaaaaatatttcttggtGCCATTGAATTTatcgttaatttacattttttctgtggcggtctttgaacgcctctcgagtcgaattcGGAAAAGGAGGCAAGGCGTCGAATCGAGATGTGCTTGTAATCGTTTGTGagtttaaagaaaataatacattgtacgcaaaaaaacaacaacaatgtagcTCTTTTTGTCTCGGAGCTGTAACATTCAACTATAAGTGGGCAGGTGGCATTAATAAAAGGAGATTCAAGGGTTTTGTTTTCCAGTAACCTCACTCTTCTTGCTTGGTGTTACCTCCTAATAAACTAAGGGTTAAAAACATACAAattgaaataataatacattagaTAAAATCATTTTCCTTCCAATCCATCAAAAAATGttctataattattattttgagaAAATCTGCCTTTGAGATTGAATCGAACCAGAagtgggcggcacggtgggcgactcCAAAAAATTCCAACAACATTGGAGGTGTGCTTGGTTACCTTTACGTGGCTGGTTGTGGATGCTGATGGCTTGCGTCTGGTATTGGCCGTCGTCCCTTTGCACGCAGATGAGGTGAGAGTCGGCCTCCTCGTTGAAGCAAGCCCCCATGGCCAGGACATGCTCGTTGCACTTGTTCATGGCCTTCGTCAGCTGACGTGACAGGAAATATGCATCGTGAATAAAAAAGGTGTTTGAAATAATACATTGCAAATCGTTCAGCTCACCTCGTTGTACGCGGTAGTTTGTATCTTTATGCGGGTCTTATGAGCCTCCACATCCACCGTGAGCCCCGACACCATTGGGAGACTATAACGAAAATTCCTAAAGTCCTGCACAGGATGGAGAGATGGTTGCAAAGTGGGGAAATGCAAAATTAATACACTTAACTTGGTCTTCAGGTTCACTTGCTTAATGCTGACGTATAATTTGAAAACCAAATTTTATATTGGgttatttcaaaaataatttgaaaattcgTGTTTAACCCTTTAATTTAGCGATGTATAATTCACCACAactggtgcagcaacacatgtagacaaatgATATAAACACTCACAGGCATcgattatttatcctctgcggaAAATGACTAACATTACTGCAGTTAATGACTCACTCGCTGTGGTTTTGAAAGCCTTCATTTGTGTCTGCATGACAGACACCAGAAGGAGCTGCAATCAATTAATTATGATGCACAAactatttaattatttacattctatttaattgtTATTTCTGTTTGAATACAAATATTATAGAGTGCTATTTCCCGTTGTGAACACGctatcaattaaaaaacattttttttgctgtttttgatggaacagattaatggcatttgtgTACAGGTACTTCCAAGTGGAAGTTGATTTGATTACTCAAAATTCACTGTGTTGCAGTTTACTGAGATGCACctataaaaaatgtcaaatagtattgaataaataaataaaaaaaaacactaaaccaATTGGACTTTTTCGAATTTGATACCCCGAATGTGGCAAATCTCAACAATACACAACTTTTTCTTACCACTAAAAGCCTCATGACTGTATGGCCAATGTCCCCAAACAAAGGCTTCCTAAAGCGCACGCTGTACAAAGGGCAAGGGTAAACTGCAAAATATAAAcgagagcgagaaagagagaacAAAAGAATGTGTGAAAGTGAAGCTCGGTGAAAACGGCAACAGAGCCGGCCCAAGGCATAAGTCACCTAAGCATCCGCTTATGGACCGCCGACCTCTACGGGGACCCCCCGAGTGTAATTAAGgccccaaaataaaattttgCATCCTGCCCCATGGAGGTCTGGCCAGCTCCGACATAGAGTTGGAGACAAAGAACTCACATCGGTACTCTGCACCCAGGCGCAGCATGAGACGCAAAGGGAACGTCTTGGCCCAGACCACCTCGGCCCGGTGGAGCAGCAGACCAAAGAGGTACGGCTGGCTGGGCAGGGGCAGACCTTGAAGGGACTGACGGGTGGCTCGGACAAACAAGAAGCCCGCGTGCATATCGCTTCCCAGAAAACGGCTGCTAAACAGGGACAGCGACAGATCCTTGATCACCTTCCCTGCCAGCGTCCAAGAGTACAGAAGATTCAGAGTTGTTAGACACACGGAAATTGTGTGGAATGCTGTATTCAAGGATTTACTAGTCCGGGATAGAAAATATCAGATGAAGAATTGTTAATTGCCTCCCTTACTTGCCATATGGGCCTATACAGACAGCTGGATTGCTACGGTCATGAGAAAGAGCAGGGGTACCTAATGAAATGACCTCACCCGTGAGGCTGTCCTTGTACAACTGGACGAAATGACTGAAGATGTCCCTGGGCAAGCTCTTCTCCTCGGGCAGACACTGCAGGAGCACCACCACCTCCACTTGGCCCACGGCGTGCATCCCCTTGGTGGTCAGGCACCAACACTTCCTGTTAACGTCTGTCAACAAAATCATGTCGAATGATCATTAAGTGTCAAACGGGTGCAGCGAGGGATCATaaatagaacccccccccccgccccccaaaaaaacaacaacttacaATTGACCATCGATACCATGGCGAGCAAGTTGGCATTGAGGACAAACACCAGAGGGTTGGAGAGGCCGTTCTCCAGCTCTTGGATGAGCAGCATCTCAGAGGGACGCTCCTCCACGGTGTAATCTGAGCAAGCGAAGGGCACCCAAAGTTGTAATTAGTCTGACATTGGCCTTATCTGCAGgacctccaaaaaaaatattcacgcaGCTTGAGAATAAATCACTGTGAAATTGGACTTGAGCCGCAAGTTTTGAGACAAAATTGTCGAGCCAATGGGAGTCTGACTCATTTTTGCAGCGGGCTACGGTGTGCTTACAGTTTCTCTCGGAGGGTGAGAAAGGGTCTTCGCATATTATTACATTATGCAGTACACATCAAATTTATGGGAAAATTCTTTTGAGATCACAAGTTAAGGATAATAGTTCAACTATTGTACCTGTAAGAACAGAGGAAAATGCTTGTAATATCTCAACATTATCTATTActgatgacaatttgaaattttggggcACAGTTAGCAAGTATCATGGGAGTTGACCAGcttaatttgcttttgcggggcgcataaaatgatgtcacggaccagatctggcccccgggcattgagtttgacacctgtgctgtaaagAAAACCCCCCTCTATTTGCGGAGGATAGAGAGCAAGCTCTAAGTTGAATCATCAAAAACTGTCAGTAATTGATGACCCTCTCCTAAAATGTTTCAGctattcaaaaaatgttttcgccATCACTCGCAAAAGTTCGCTGCTCAGTAGGATAGgggctgaatgttttttttttttttagacaccaCATGGTTATGAGGAAAACaactttgagaaccactgactGGAACTGTAAATCTATCGCAAACTGTGGTCCCAGAGCGCTTTAATATTTTAAGATCATCTCGACATAATTTACACATTTGGGGGGAGGGCCGATGAAAACTCTCCATAAGTCCGCTAACGACCCAGGCTAAATTTAGCTCCCCCATAGCATTTGCAACTCTTAGCATCTCACTTGAGTTGTACCACTTTGACATACGGTACTTCTCTTTGAACCAGTCCTCTGGCGCCATCTTTTGGCgattttgttcacaaaaacacaaacatgggTGAGTTTTTCAAAGATCGTCTGTGCCTTGGtaccacagacaaaaaaaatgttaataggTGAATAAGTGAGATACGAATCGAGAATATACGGGTGTTCTCTGTACCCCCTTTGATTCCTGTGGAGGTAAGGATCGGCGGTAGGCCTTCCAGCGGGATCAGGTTCCACGAGGTGTTCACAAGTGTGGACATTCCCCACCGTCGAGGAGCACACGCCTCCTGGAAGAAGGAGAGGAATAGATTGAAACGTTGAGCAGTAACTGTGCTATTTTGGTTGGTTTGATCCTACATCAGCGCCCCCTTGTGGCCTGGAGGCTCTCCTGAGCTGCGGCGACCCCGCCGGCCCTTTGGCCGTCCCGTTTCGCGCCGCTCGGCTCACAGATGGTGAGAACGCGTGCCCTCCGACGGGCGTTGTCTCGGACCGCTCGTCGACGTGGAGCTCGTCTGCGAACCAGACCCTCCTTTTCCCTCTCGGTGACGTGCCTGGGAGGAAGAtgccagttgttgttgttgccattttaaaaagaccaacaacaataacaacgaccaaaaaaagacagtcggctgagaaaattaaaaaaaaacataagtggCTCACTTTTAATGAGGGTTGCATGACAGGAAACACAAACTCGCCCCTCCTTGCCGTCCAGATGTGTAAGTCTGAACTTCAGGCCGGAGCAAAGTGCACAAAACACCTGAcgacacacacgtgcgcatgcTCACATATATTGAATGACTTCAAAAGTGTTGGAAACGCCAGCCGGGACGCGGTGTGAGCCTCACCTTGCCACAGGCGCGACAGTGGTGCCTCCGTTTGGTAAACGTGAACTTGACGCCACACTTCATGCACAGGAGAGCTTCGGCGTCCGGGATCCAGACCGGAGCGACCTCCCCCAAGGCGTTTGCTCGATCTTTGGTCAGGATGTCGACCTGTCCGGACTCATTGTCGGGATGGACCGGAGAGGATGCGAgggctttttcttcttctcctccattGGAGACGACATCTTTAAGATGATTCTGGAGGTCTTCGGATTCCTCCATTTCCTTCTCCTCGATTACAAAATCCTCCTTGGAGGTCTTGAGCTTCCTGTCCTCCTGGGCCAGACTCAGAACCGGAGGGCCCGGATGTTTCTTGCCCTGGCCTTCGACCCACGGAGTCACCATGCAGCTACCTTCCTCCACGTGGAGGATGTCGGAAGGAGGTTTTTCTTCGCACGGCGTGACCGTTTCATCGGCGGAAGACTTGGAAGAAGAGACTTTTGATCTGACTTGCCCCGATTTGGACATGTCTCCTGCATCTTTGAGCACCGGGGGATGATAAGATCTGCCTAGCCAGGGCAGCTTAGTTTCACCGAGGGATGGGTTGTCTCCTTCATCTGTTTTAAGGAAAGCGTTATCGTTAGCCTAATCACATTTTTtagtgtgtttgaaaaaaacaacgagGGAATTTCAGTGAACAAGAAGAGCCCAACTGCCTCGATTCAACATTTGCAGATTCCTAGAGCCCGGATGACTGAAAATCTATAcagatgccatccatccattttcttgcaGGGTCCGCGCCGCGAAAGCCATACAGTTCGACGGCTTGTATCCGCGAGCTTGTTCTTTCCGTCACGATTATTGCTGAGGGTAGGAATGCAGATTGACCATTAAATGGAGAGCTTTGCCTTTTTCAGCTCAGTTCTTTTCACCGCTACAGAGCGATGCGGCATCTGCATCACTGCGGATGCCGCGCCAATCCGCTTGTCGATCTCCTGCTACATTCTCCAGCAAACAAGATTTGAGGATGAGCATTC
Proteins encoded in this window:
- the zfyve9b gene encoding zinc finger FYVE domain-containing protein 9, which translates into the protein MLKLFSARDNDNERLLGGIAEVWFARLTSFYPSEVTFEVARASFLKPPKDDLQMIQDEGDNPSLGETKLPWLGRSYHPPVLKDAGDMSKSGQVRSKVSSSKSSADETVTPCEEKPPSDILHVEEGSCMVTPWVEGQGKKHPGPPVLSLAQEDRKLKTSKEDFVIEEKEMEESEDLQNHLKDVVSNGGEEEKALASSPVHPDNESGQVDILTKDRANALGEVAPVWIPDAEALLCMKCGVKFTFTKRRHHCRACGKVFCALCSGLKFRLTHLDGKEGRVCVSCHATLIKSTSPRGKRRVWFADELHVDERSETTPVGGHAFSPSVSRAARNGTAKGPAGSPQLRRASRPQGGADEACAPRRWGMSTLVNTSWNLIPLEGLPPILTSTGIKGDYTVEERPSEMLLIQELENGLSNPLVFVLNANLLAMVSMVNYVNRKCWCLTTKGMHAVGQVEVVVLLQCLPEEKSLPRDIFSHFVQLYKDSLTGKVIKDLSLSLFSSRFLGSDMHAGFLFVRATRQSLQGLPLPSQPYLFGLLLHRAEVVWAKTFPLRLMLRLGAEYRFYPCPLYSVRFRKPLFGDIGHTVMRLLVDFRNFRYSLPMVSGLTVDVEAHKTRIKIQTTAYNELTKAMNKCNEHVLAMGACFNEEADSHLICVQRDDGQYQTQAISIHNQPRKVTGSCFFIFSSALKATAGYFAKSSIVEDGLMVQITPETMAELRRSLREMKDYTVNCGRVDRADGQEELVCVQWVESKCALNKGVLSPIDGKSMESISSTKMFQKSEYKENGKIIHWTEVFYLQRVEPPKGMAANIPEHNRLTERIARAFCLALCPYLKLLKEDGMAKLGLRVTFDPQQVGFVAGSNGRPLPPQYLNALDSTLIPVIHSRGRKRSDEPIVMELIFYILEFIT